The Trypanosoma brucei brucei TREU927 chromosome 9, whole genome shotgun sequence genome includes a window with the following:
- a CDS encoding ubiquitin carboxyl-terminal hydrolase, putative (curated by J. Mottram), whose protein sequence is MLQVLGIVKHIFWNDAMYDRSLLPSEASMEKCHLTWSDLAAMTGRNRVALLAECGIHHSLNPVFMRAIHHVTSRSGSGCEGFQIVHTRLSARLWSPSLRRTSLLAPTVVNSDIFVDGKAEGIISDETVSSNAVNEHKRRRTKYNGLLNQGATCYLNSLLQTLFHISEFRLAIYQIPTAEEAEEKNDVNIKATKSIPYALQRLFCHLQTGSEAADTTELTESFGWSSSDSFVQHDVHELTCELLDKLENKLGGVRKSDNGFTVEEIASNAISRLFVGILESFVRVGEVGYYGAKEQLFYDIQLVVKNTTDIYASLDKFFQVEVLDGKNKYCLEHDGQKTYHCAEKGVRLKLTPPILILHLTRFDYDPQKGETKVLSRWVYYHTLDLSKYVPHASLDEVHYTLCSVLVHSGSNAGFGHYFCFIWCSDAWYRFNDGVVSQASLRDVFETNFGGSRINYWGSQVPSIANAYMLVYIRTSQLKQMLRPVELKDVPLHVAQQLEREREEREKRLREKAEDHLYGRIHFIEPHDIVAKNEFLSCRRPAGAQFPSQRTLRVLLSSEALPAFNSFVDDKLGVRSSEQTLWYVASKGVRNRFSLHRRVSGRLAVSDVLGGDKECCVLVVNAANAHCIEVDGDEELEHDLIHHKVYTPMQLKVHFVGCTVISRKKRVEFSDVFEKMESFVRSAIAGIADDVAKTRDHHLTGVCLKSVEEVRTPTVAPFLPLSLGGSGYDRDINKSVNKLTVLIEDEQGKFLSSQQYLQSGDTLIWQEETPGVDARNIFYSDIVSFQHFLRRRIPVEIKLNSPPSYPTLVDAQLADDMTYEQLQRYVARLIGQSDNYDRVRFTMYNPETRLPYFMKGRRSDRSNLTRLLSPPVQRSIPLSKILYYEYCKYTVTEIEAAHSLQFKLFGSCVRPIGEYWVLMPREEQITPKALFGQCVKEISDVRATESVNSLAVSQSVRSDREKEPQTGEMTQSELNYYASLDPQEAWRTLRLVDVWCGRIYNVFDKDHAQTFNRSTFEESAEYRIEELPKPIDGVPPQNQSIIQVHHFTLLRNRANPVDTHGNPFSIYIGHDEMAPSLLQRIAMKLGLSEAAVVDWKMALVKEDRVLEVLPTVAMGKQLFDFCDEHHYQPNKQPPTKMAFLGLEHAPLSKRCARKEDKVVIHN, encoded by the coding sequence ATGCTTCAGGTTCTAGGTATTGTGAAGCACATTTTTTGGAATGACGCCATGTATGACAGGTCGCTATTACCATCGGAGGCATCGATGGAGAAATGCCACTTAACATGGAGTGACTTGGCGGCTATGACAGGTCGAAATCGTGTGGCCTTATTGGCTGAGTGTGGCATCCATCATTCACTTAATCCCGTTTTCATGCGGGCGATACATCATGTTACGTCGCGCAGTGGCTCAGGATGTGAGGGATTCCAGATAGTTCACACCCGCCTGAGTGCGCGTCTGTGGAGCCCTTCTCTCCGGAGAACTTCTTTACTTGCTCCAACGGTTGTCAACAGCGACATTTTTGTGGATGGGAAGGCCGAAGGTATAATAAGTGACGAAACAGTATCGAGTAACGCAGTAAACGAGCACAAAAGGCGGAGAACGAAGTATAATGGGTTATTGAATCAGGGAGCGACATGTTACTTGAATTCGCTCCTCCAGACATTGTTCCACATTTCCGAGTTTCGGTTGGCAATTTATCAAATACCTACAGCAGAAGAAGCTGAGGAGAAAAACGATGTAAATATTAAGGCAACGAAGTCTATTCCGTATGCATTACAGAGGTTGTTCTGCCATCTCCAAACGGGGAGTGAGGCTGCTGATACTACTGAGCTTACCGAGTCTTTTGGATGGAGTTCAAGCGACAGTTTTGTCCAGCATGACGTTCACGAATTGACATGTGAACTGCTTGATAAGTTGGAAAACAAGTTAGGAGGAGTGCGAAAGTCAGATAATGGTTTTACGGTGGAAGAGATTGCAAGCAATGCCATTAGTCGATTATTTGTTGGAATCTTAGAAAGTTTTGTTCGTGTCGGTGAAGTGGGTTACTATGGGGCAAAGGAGCAACTTTTTTACGATATACAGTTGGTTGTGAAGAATACGACAGATATATACGCTAGTTTGGATAAATTTTTCCAAGTGGAGGTCCTTGATGGAAAGAACAAATATTGCCTCGAACACGACGGCCAAAAGACTTACCACTGTGCAGAAAAGGGTGTTCGTCTGAAGCTTACCCCACCGATTCTAATTCTTCATTTGACACGATTCGATTACGATCCGCAAAAAGGTGAGACGAAGGTTCTGAGTCGTTGGGTTTATTACCACACACTGGACCTGTCTAAGTACGTGCCTCACGCCTCGTTGGATGAAGTTCACTACACCCTTTGTAGCGTGCTAGTTCATTCGGGCTCCAATGCTGGGTTTGGGCACTATTTTTGCTTTATATGGTGCTCAGATGCGTGGTACAGGTTCAATGATGGTGTTGTGAGTCAGGCGTCACTTCGGGATGTTTTCGAAACAAACTTTGGAGGATCAAGAATAAACTACTGGGGTTCTCAGGTTCCGAGCATAGCCAACGCTTACATGTTGGTATACATCCGAACGTCTCAGTTAAAGCAGATGTTGCGGCCTGTCGAGTTGAAGGATGTTCCGTTGCACGTTGCACAGCAGTTGGAGAGAGAGCGCGAAGAGCGTGAAAAAAGACTCAGGGAGAAGGCTGAGGACCATTTGTACGGTCGCATCCACTTTATAGAACCCCATGATATTGTGGCTAAAAATGAGTTTCTTTCCTGCCGACGACCTGCTGGGGCGCAATTTCCGTCCCAAAGAACCCTTAGGGTGCTTCTGAGTTCCGAGGCCCTTCCAGCGTTTAACTCATTTGTTGATGATAAGCTGGGGGTCCGCAGTTCCGAGCAAACTCTGTGGTACGTAGCATCGAAAGGTGTACGCAATCGCTTTTCTTTGCATCGGCGTGTTTCAGGGAGACTTGCCGTGTCTGACGTATTAGGTGGGGATAAGGAATGTTGTGTTCTCGTTGTTAACGCAGCTAATGCGCATTGCATCGAGGTAGATGGAGATGAAGAGCTGGAACATGACTTAATTCACCACAAAGTTTACACTCCTATGCAGCTGAAGGTTCACTTTGTTGGTTGCACAGTGATATCCCGCAAGAAGAGGGTTGAATTTTCAGACGTTTTCGAAAAGATGGAATCCTTTGTACGGAGCGCCATAGCGGGGATTGCAGACGACGTGGCCAAAACGCGTGATCATCACTTGACTGGCGTATGTTTGAAGAGCGTTGAAGAAGTCAGGACACCGACGGTGgctccctttcttcccttgtcGCTTGGTGGTTCTGGCTACGACAGGGACATTAACAAATCCGTGAATAAATTAACCGTACTCATCGAAGATGAACAGGGGAAATTTTTATCTTCTCAGCAGTACCTACAGTCCGGTGACACACTTATTTGGCAGGAGGAGACACCGGGGGTCGATGCGCGTAATATATTTTATTCCGATATTGTTAGTTTTCAGCATTTTCTCAGGCGTCGTATCCCCGTGGAGATCAAGCTAAATTCACCCCCCTCGTACCCTACTCTTGTTGATGCGCAGTTGGCAGATGACATGACGTATGAACAGCTCCAGCGATATGTTGCTCGACTGATTGGTCAATCAGACAATTATGATCGTGTTCGTTTTACGATGTATAATCCAGAAACTCGATTGCCGTATTTCATGAAGGGGCGCCGAAGTGATCGCTCGAATCTCACGAGGTTGCTTTCCCCTCCTGTTCAACGTTCTATACCACTCTCGAAAATTCTTTACTACGAGTACTGTAAGTACACGGTAACGGAAATTGAGGCGGCTCATTCGCTTCAGTTCAAGCTGTTTGGCAGTTGTGTAAGACCCATCGGTGAATACTGGGTGTTGATGCCACGTGAAGAGCAAATTACACCAAAAGCGCTTTTCGGCCAATGCGTGAAAGAGATCAGTGATGTGAGGGCCACCGAGTCCGTTAACTCACTAGCCGTTTCTCAGTCTGTGAGGAGTGACAGGGAGAAGGAGCCCCAGACTGGGGAGATGACTCAATCTGAATTAAACTACTACGCAAGCCTGGACCCACAGGAGGCGTGGCGAACCCTCCGGTTGGTGGACGTGTGGTGTGGGAGGATTTACAATGTTTTTGATAAGGATCATGCACAAACATTTAATCGCTCCACATTTGAGGAGAGTGCGGAATATCGCATTGAGGAGTTGCCTAAACCCATAGATGGTGTTCCCCCCCAAAATCAGTCCATTATCCAAGTACATCACTTTACACTGCTACGTAATCGTGCGAACCCTGTTGACACGCATGGCAATCCTTTCAGTATCTACATTGGTCATGACGAGATGGCACCATCACTCCTTCAGCGTATAGCGATGAAGCTAGGTTTAAGTGAAGCTGCAGTGGTTGACTGGAAGATGGCTCTTGTCAAGGAAGATCGTGTTCTAGAGGTGCTGCCCACTGTCGCGATGGGAAAACAGCTATTCGATTTTTGTGACGAACATCATTACCAGCCCAACAAACAACCCCCTACGAAGATGGCCTTCCTCGGCTTGGAACACGCTCCGTTATCGAAAAGATGTGCAAGGAAAGAGGATAAGGTTGTTATCCACAATTAA
- a CDS encoding RNA 3'-terminal phosphate cyclase-like protein codes for MLTFEGSSLFRHHIVCSILTSKPIRILGIHDDDEPQGIQLAEANFLKFIDRVTSGSKFECTDSNTALTFYPGMILGGTFSHEVPSCRCVTYIAEAALLLLPFAKFDTRLTLVGSTQSEEDLSVDTLRTVTTRWLQLFGVDCSVRIIRRGVYPGGGGAIEVQCKAVRRLTAAEAVVRGRVRRIRGISFGARVAADLVQRAATAAKGVLLNLLPDVYVVTDMDNSKGSYGDRSSGYGVVLVAETTSKQCVISQESTAAPKELPEDVGKRAAELLLDQVFECGCVDAHHQMLVLLLMGLSPDEVSTVRFGQFTCGLVSAVMLLEMYFGVSCATKQEWSSVGKDLPPTTLITCVGSNMVNVWKKSG; via the coding sequence ATGCTAACGTTCGAGGGAAGCAGCCTCTTTCGTCATCATATTGTGTGCAGCATACTCACTAGCAAACCAATCCGAATTTTGGGCATTCACGACGATGACGAACCCCAGGGTATCCAGTTGGCTGAGGCGAACTTCCTCAAGTTCATTGACCGTGTGACGAGTGGCTCGAAGTTTGAATGTACGGACAGTAACACTGCGCTGACGTTCTACCCCGGTATGATACTTGGCGGTACTTTTTCGCATGAAGTCCCGAGCTGCCGATGCGTAACTTACATTGCTGAAGCcgctttgcttcttcttccatTTGCGAAGTTTGACACGCGACTTACTCTTGTCGGGTCAACGCAAAGTGAAGAGGACCTTTCGGTCGATACCTTGCGGACTGTAACCACACGTTGGTTACAGCTCTTTGGCGTAGACTGCAGCGTGCGGATTATACGCCGTGGGGTATATccaggtggtggtggtgctatCGAAGTGCAATGCAAAGCTGTGAGGCGTCTAACAGCAGCGGAGGCCGTGGTGAGGGGACGGGTCCGACGCATTCGTGGAATTTCGTTTGGTGCACGTGTGGCAGCGGACCTTGTTCAACGAGCGGCCACAGCTGCTAAGGGTGTTCTATTGAATCTGCTCCCTGACGTCTATGTTGTGACGGATATGGACAACAGTAAGGGGTCGTACGGGGACCGATCCAGTGGCTACGGGGTCGTTCTTGTTGCAGAGACGACCAGCAAACAGTGTGTCATCTCACAGGAGTCCACCGCGGCGCCTAAAGAGCTTCCTGAAGATGTTGGGAAGCGCGCCGCCGAGTTGTTGTTAGACCAAGTATTTGAGTGTGGATGCGTTGATGCCCACCACCAAATGCTGGTACTGCTTCTCATGGGGCTCAGCCCAGACGAAGTGTCCACGGTTCGGTTTGGCCAATTTACGTGTGGTTTGGTTTCTGCGGTGATGTTATTGGAGATGTACTTCGGGGTGTCGTGCGCAACAAAGCAGGAGTGGTCCTCAGTTGGGAAGGACTTGCCTCCCACAACTCTCATTACATGTGTGGGAAGTAACATGGTGAATGTCTGGAAGAAGAGTGGATAG
- a CDS encoding cyclophilin-like protein, putative (many of residues required for catalytic activty and cyclosporin A binding are not present; similar to Peptidyl-prolyl cis-trans isomerase 2 (EC 5.2.1.8) (PPIase) (Rotamase)(Cyclophilin-2). (Swiss-Prot:P52010) (Caenorhabditis elegans)), which yields MSALVRRVPHIGPVRALHGTTLGRVVVVKLPLQHQRARICGSARWLQGSGCGDRSAGVGPIVIHDDGGNAVTRVKRLPLTLIEEVPLPRRVLTDLELVMMAWCEEHARQYAIIMTVIRLGIFFLLLIIFYVFYRTQLSSERMLRGVDHMPADLRIGSVVYFDITENGMDIGRIVIGLLNENCPHYCEYFHRRCTGSGGNGESFRGMQLSAIVPRHCLIFGDGREMTHDVPGFSPHYLPTEYLGTGSWRGALSSIAYGTNKESPNFAIHVSAGDYAPQIFALVIGGFDVIERINSAGSKHGNSPKKEFIVVECGELCTLAKSHIVPMPWKLYKSISHGYDEEKFGRKISYNFLESSDKGASAEEAREAGSFNSGSNPPTPWWRFL from the coding sequence ATGAGCGCGCTCGTTCGACGGGTGCCACACATAGGGCCTGTGAGGGCCCTACACGGCACGACTCTGGGCCGAGTTGTGGTAGTCAAATTACCCCTTCAGCATCAGCGAGCGCGCATCTGTGGTTCGGCTCGGTGGCTGCAGGGGAGCGGCTGTGGTGACCGGTCGGCGGGGGTTGGCCCCATTGTCATACACGACGACGGTGGTAACGCAGTGACGCGCGTGAAGAGATTACCGCTAACTCTTATAGAGGAGGTTCCCCTTCCGCGACGCGTCCTGACTGACCTCGAACTTGTAATGATGGCTTGGTGTGAGGAGCATGCGCGGCAGTACGCCATTATCATGACGGTGATTCGCCTAGGTATATTCTTTCTGTTGCTTATCATTTTTTACGTATTTTATCGGACGCAACTTTCCAGCGAACGTATGTTGCGTGGCGTGGACCATATGCCAGCTGACTTACGAATAGGCAGCGTAGTCTACTTTGATATTACCGAGAATGGGATGGACATTGGTCGAATAGTGATTGGGTTGCTTAACGAGAACTGTCCCCACTACTGTGAGTACTTTCATCGCCGCTGCACGGGAAGTGGAGGGAACGGCGAATCCTTTCGGGGTATGCAACTGAGCGCCATTGTCCCACGGCATTGCCTCATATTTGGTGACGGCAGGGAGATGACTCACGATGTACCTGGCTTCAGCCCCCACTATTTACCAACAGAATACTTGGGTACGGGGTCGTGGCGTGGGGCGCTGTCGTCCATCGCATATGGGACAAACAAGGAGAGTCCAAACTTTGCCATCCACGTTTCCGCGGGAGACTACGCTCCTCAAATATTCGCTTTGGTCATTGGAggtttcgacgttatcgagCGCATTAACTCCGCAGGCTCCAAACACGGTAATTCGCCGAAAAAGGAGTTCATCGTCGTGGAATGCGGAGAACTGTGCACACTGGCTAAGTCCCATATCGTCCCTATGCCGTGGAAGCTGTATAAGAGCATATCCCACGGATACGATGAGGAGAAATTTGGCAGGAAAATTTCCTACAATTTCCTGGAGAGCTCTGACAAAGGCGCTAGTGCTGAGGAGGCTAGGGAGGCGGGGTCTTTTAATAGTGGTTCAAATCCCCCAACGCCTTGGTGGAGGTTCTTGTAG
- a CDS encoding mismatch repair protein PMS1, putative → MITLLDEGSSRKLSAGQVITNLSSVVKELVENSLDAGARTVAIRVEDSGAGNITVEDDGSGMDLSYLLDSEGRLKEDASLPLLASRATTKRRGGDSGLSSQAAQTLGFRGEALHSLAHLSELSICTMSESTRPTALLIAYDSNSRRTTVKVTSERRDVGTTVVVSKLFAALPVRHKDFVRGRKKQLLAATLLMKQYALSHPHVRLLMTHRAGPDSAPVTLVSLTGTGDPQRALAEAYGGRVIANMERVEWELTFGTITGYVSKGNAGRLSSDMQVFALDGRLVDLPMMAKAVNDAYAESLPNAAQRTFPAFFLHVSSGESLPYDVNLVPDKRKVLISDEERHAGEVRTCGLRTFQASTDGIDLPVRNEGGWRHVPERRNTQETMPTQTPLSATSIAQFIYQRRETSQGDNLIDNAAVAQVQPSVCLSQLLSGSSPIGRTSSPDATASPTSTTNRAPSERSAGSVESVLEYPLTFEPTQKRQRLESSAEEGNTGDTDGSSWGEEDPRELGPEEMMGTDDAVVNYVTDDTNQQRPGPPRSSVRFPPFSVLAEMPLVHSLGEWAAPSQPSDGGGVRKFSRLQKQTEEELTLYLGKESFKNMVVHGQFNHGFIVTSLDDNIFVIDQHAADEKGNYEHLMSHYVARPQPLFSPVPVSMEPQAVDLAVDHAEELRQHGFIVQRSDDTNKLLVLSVPVIPYEVVDPQNVVELIRQLVHYNTISKPMRCVWHSMATKACRSSIMVGTMLSEKKMRSVVDRMGELEQPWNCPHGRPTVRHVSKISSLVSLMTKSRRA, encoded by the coding sequence ATGATTACCCTTTTGGACGAGGGAAGTTCGCGCAAGTTGAGTGCAGGGCAGGTAATTACGAATCTTTCCAGCGTCGTGAAAGAGTTGGTAGAGAATAGCCTAGATGCCGGTGCCCGTACCGTTGCAATACGTGTGGAGGATAGCGGCGCTGGAAATATTACCGTGGAAGATGATGGAAGTGGCATGGACTTATCTTATCTGCTAGACAGCGAGGGCCGACTGAAAGAGGATGCTTCCCTGCCCCTGCTAGCCTCGAGGGCgacaacaaaacgaaggggGGGCGACAGTGGTCTTTCGTCGCAGGCGGCGCAAACACTGGGTTTTCGTGGCGAAGCGCTCCACTCTTTGGCTCACCTTAGCGAGTTGTCCATATGCACAATGTCAGAATCAACCCGACCTACTGCACTACTGATCGCGTACGACAGTAATTCCCGCCGTACGACTGTAAAGGTAACGAGTGAACGGAGGGACGTAGGCACAACCGTTGTCGTTAGCAAACTCTTTGCGGCTCTTCCGGTGCGTCACAAGGATTTCGTACGGGGTAGGAAGAAGCAGCTTCTCGCCGCTACCCTACTGATGAAGCAGTACGCCCTTTCACACCCCCACGTGCGCTTGTTGATGACCCATCGTGCGGGACCTGACAGTGCCCCCGTTACTCTGGTGTCGTTGACGGGGACGGGCGACCCCCAGCGAGCCCTTGCTGAGGCGTACGGTGGACGTGTTATCGCCAACATGGAGCGTGTGGAGTGGGAACTGACTTTTGGGACAATTACGGGTTATGTTTCGAAGGGGAATGCCGGCAGACTTTCCTCCGATATGCAAGTGTTTGCACTGGATGGGAGGCTTGTTGACCTCCCCATGATGGCCAAGGCGGTTAACGATGCCTACGCCGAATCCCTGCCAAACGCCGCGCAGCGCACATTTCCTGCCTTCTTCCTGCATGTCAGCTCTGGTGAGTCACTTCCCTACGATGTGAATTTAGTTCCTGACAAACGCAAAGTTCTCATTTCGGATGAGGAGAGACATGCTGGGGAGGTTCGTACATGCGGTCTTCGAACGTTCCAGGCATCAACTGACGGAATAGATCTGCCCGTGCGCAACGAAGGCGGATGGAGACACGTACCGGAGCGCAGGAACACACAGGAGACAATGCCTACACAAACGCCTCTTTCTGCTACATCTATTGCACAGTTCATCTATCAGCGGCGGGAAACATCGCAGGGAGACAACCTTATTGACAATGCTGCGGTGGCGCAGGTGCAGCCCTCCGTTTGCTTAAGTCAACTGTTGTCTGGAAGCTCGCCTATTGGACGGACATCCTCCCCTGATGCTACCGCTTCCCCAACCAGCACCACCAACCGTGCACCATCGGAGCGTTCTGCAGGTTCTGTTGAATCAGTCTTGGAGTATCCCTTGACCTTTGAGCCAACCCAGAAGAGGCAGCGGTTGGAGTCCTCagcggaagaaggaaataccGGTGACACTGATGGTAGCAGCTGGGGTGAAGAAGATCCCCGGGAGCTCGGACCGGAAGAGATGATGGGGACTGATGATGCAGTTGTGAATTACGTTACCGACGATACGAATCAACAGCGACCCGGTCCCCCTCGCTCTTCTGTGAGGTTTCCTCCATTTTCAGTTTTGGCTGAGATGCCACTGGTTCACTCCCTTGGAGAATGGGCGGCTCCGTCCCAACCTTCCGATGGGGGAGGTGTTCGAAAGTTTTCGAGGCTTCAGAAACAAACCGAGGAGGAGCTCACGTTGTATTTGGGGAAGGAGTCGTTCAAAAATATGGTTGTACATGGTCAGTTCAACCATGGCTTCATTGTAACTTCACTGGACGACAACATCTTTGTGATCGACCAGCACGCTGCCGATGAGAAAGGCAACTATGAACATCTAATGAGTCATTATGTAGCCAGGCCACAACCCCTCTTTTCTCCAGTACCTGTGTCGATGGAGCCCCAGGCTGTGGATTTGGCTGTTGATCATGCTGAAGAACTGCGGCAACACGGCTTCATCGTGCAGCGGAGTGACGACACCAATAAGTTGCTGGTGCTATCAGTGCCTGTGATTCCTTACGAGGTTGTGGACCCGCAGAACGTCGTAGAGCTGATTAGGCAGTTAGTGCATTACAATACGATCAGTAAACCGATGCGATGTGTGTGGCACTCAATGGCAACTAAGGCATGCCGTTCTAGCATTATGGTTGGAACGATGCTTAGTGAGAAGAAAATGCGGTCAGTCGTGGACCGAATGGGTGAGCTGGAACAGCCGTGGAACTGTCCACACGGGCGACCGACCGTGCGGCACGTCTCCAAGATTTCTTCGTTGGTTTCCTTAATGACGAAGTCCCGCCGTGCGTGA
- a CDS encoding casein kinase II, putative (curated by M. Parsons, P. Ward, J. Mottram), with translation MSVSSQPNTDGAHRYARANVEKPREYWDYESARIQWSSPERYEIIEKIGRGKYSDVFLGWDTKVRRQVVIKVLKPVKKKKILRELKVLQNLQGGPNIVELYDVVRDPCSKTPSFIFEYVEASDFRTVFPTFSDYDVRYYIFGVLQALEYAHSMGIMHRDVKPNNIAIDHKKRDLILIDWGLAEFFHPLTPYNARVASRYFKGPELLVELPMYDYRLDMWSLGCMLAGMIFMREPFFHGKDNNDQLVRIAKVLGTDELFEYLHKYNLTLPQHLETAVGRHGKKPWTMFVTQENQHLCPKEALDFLDQLLQYDHVKRVQALEAMDHPYFDPVRAECTARIREKKRGNVVTE, from the coding sequence ATGTCCGTCTCTTCGCAACCTAACACAGACGGTGCGCATCGGTACGCTCGTGCCAACGTTGAAAAACCCCGTGAGTATTGGGACTATGAGTCAGCCCGCATACAGTGGAGCTCACCTGAGCGCTACGAGATCATCGAGAAAATTGGACGGGGGAAGTACAGTGACGTGTTCCTAGGTTGGGATACGAAGGTTCGACGTCAGGTGGTGATTAAGGTGCTTAAACccgtgaagaagaagaaaatactCCGAGAGCTGAAGGTGCTTCAAAACTTGCAAGGGGGCCCCAACATTGTTGAGCTCTACGATGTAGTGAGAGATCCCTGCAGCAAAACACCTTCATTTATATTTGAGTACGTTGAGGCCTCTGACTTTCGAACGGTATTCCCCACATTTTCTGATTATGACGTGCGCTACTACATATTTGGTGTTCTTCAAGCGCTAGAGTATGCCCACTCAATGGGAATAATGCATCGTGATGTGAAACCTAACAACATTGCAATCGATCATAAAAAGCGGGACCTGATTCTCATTGACTGGGGTTTGGCTGAGTTCTTCCATCCTCTCACGCCGTACAATGCCAGAGTGGCGTCTCGTTACTTCAAAGGCCCCGAGCTCTTAGTGGAGCTGCCAATGTACGACTACCGGCTTGATATGTGGTCTCTTGGCTGCATGCTTGCTGGCATGATATTCATGAGGGAGCCTTTCTTTCATGGAAAGGACAACAATGATCAACTGGTCCGTATCGCCAAAGTGTTAGGAACCGATGAGCTGTTTGAGTACCTCCACAAGTACAACCTAACACTTCCCCAGCACCTGGAAACTGCGGTTGGGCGACATGGTAAGAAGCCTTGGACGATGTTCGTTACGCAAGAGAATCAACATCTGTGTCCGAAAGAAGCGTTGGATTTCCTCGATCAACTGCTTCAGTACGATCATGTCAAGCGCGTCCAGGCGTTAGAGGCAATGGACCATCCGTACTTTGATCCTGTGAGGGCTGAGTGCACGGCTAGAATcagggagaagaaaagagggaatgtTGTCACGGAGTAG
- a CDS encoding dynein-associated protein, putative, producing the protein MSEIEESFQRISQRPNVTGIIVVNNEGTPIRSTIEDTATQNQYAHLITALAAKARHCVRDLDPTNDICFLRIRSKKNEIMVAPDKDFTLIVIQRFSDV; encoded by the coding sequence ATGTCTGAGATAGAGGAAAGCTTCCAGCGAATTAGTCAGCGACCGAACGTAACGGGAATCATAGTGGTGAATAATGAAGGAACGCCAATAAGGAGTACCATTGAGGACACTGCCACACAAAATCAGTATGCGCATCTTATCACGGCCTTAGCCGCAAAGGCACGTCATTGCGTTAGAGATCTAGATCCAACGAATGACATTTGCTTCTTGCGCATAAGGAGCAAAAAGAACGAAATCATGGTCGCTCCGGACAAGGATTTCACCCTAATTGTAATTCAACGATTTTCAGATGTTTGA
- a CDS encoding 60S ribosomal protein L26, putative produces MVGIKCRNRRKARRAHFQAPSHVRRILMSAPLSKELRAKYNVRSMPVRKDDEVRVKRGKFKGREGRVTACYRLKWVIHIDKVSCEKANGTTVPVGVHTSNVEITKLKLNTRRKAILERKDRSTKTDKSKGKVTAAEKAMQQMD; encoded by the coding sequence ATGGTTGGCATCAAGTGCAGGAACCGCCGAAAGGCCCGTCGCGCACACTTCCAAGCGCCCAGTCATGTCCGCCGCATCCTCATGAGTGCCCCACTCTCTAAGGAGCTACGCGCCAAGTACAACGTGCGCTCGATGCCTGTGCGCAAGGACGACGAGGTGCGTGTTAAGCGTGGGAAGTTCAAGGGCCGTGAGGGCAGAGTCACCGCATGCTACCGCCTCAAGTGGGTTATTCACATTGACAAGGTGAGTTGCGAGAAGGCGAACGGCACCACCGTTCCCGTCGGTGTACACACCTCCAACGTGGAAATCACGAAACTGAAGCTCAACACCAGGCGGAAGGCAATCCTCGAGCGCAAGGACCGCAGCACGAAGACCGACAAATCAAAGGGAAAGGTGACCGCTGCTGAGAAGGCCATGCAGCAGATGGACTAA